The following proteins are encoded in a genomic region of Holophagales bacterium:
- a CDS encoding efflux RND transporter permease subunit — protein MRDLTEFADKKYRRALESVLGVGQVRVIGGRARQVNVVVDSNRLSGLDLTVADVVRALQTQNVQVPGGKVEQGVKDFTLRTYGRVSTPGELGSIPVAVRNGEPVRVADVATIRDTEAEVETLASLNGTPAVVLQVRKQSGTNTIEVVERLKERIDALGEQLPKGWKTDLVRDQSEYVVAAVDAVKEHLVLGSIFAALVVWAFLRKLRPTLIAAVSIPASLIATFAAIDAMGYSLNVITLLALTLAVGIVVDDAVVVLEIIFRHMEEKGVGPVQAAVEGTREIGMAVVAMSLSLIAVFLPVAFMGGIVGRFMASFGVTMAFAIGVSIVVAFTLTPMLASRWLKHEDVEGEESSRQRGFYPVVENAYMTILEWSMAHRWAVVVVMALVLASTVPLGIVANKNFLPVDDEGQFDVIVRAPEGSSVETTRAILESIAARIRPIPGVAATLLTIGDDAQITQNLGSVYVKLAPVGDRKEDQFQIMDRVRNEVMPQYARLNLRAQVTPVNAFRGGSNAEIQFWIGGPDLAQLGEYSKALLETMRSVPGVVDVDTNLIDGKPELGARIDRAKAADLGVNVQDVATTLNVLVGGQKVSDYYEGGEQYEVRARAEERDRSSAAALAQARVPAARGTVALRDVVTLEEGTGPSLVNRIARQRQVLLTANVKPGYSSQAVIDALTAKAADLKMPAGYTSGLTGRSREQGKAASAFLTAFVLSIIFMYLILAAQFESWVHPVSILLALPLTVPFALLSIVVLNQSINIFSSLGILVLFGIVKKNGILQIDNMISLRDQGVEREEAIRRANRDRLRPILMTTLAFVAGMLPLVVSSGVGSGTNRAIASVIIGGQTLALVLTLVGTPVAYSLFDDWSTKKPLRTFLGRFVPALGPSRSAS, from the coding sequence ATCCGCGACCTGACCGAGTTCGCCGACAAGAAGTACCGCCGCGCCCTCGAGTCGGTCCTCGGCGTCGGCCAGGTCCGCGTCATCGGCGGCCGCGCCCGGCAGGTCAACGTCGTCGTCGACTCGAACCGCCTCTCGGGCCTCGACCTGACGGTGGCCGACGTCGTCCGCGCCCTCCAGACCCAGAACGTCCAGGTGCCGGGCGGCAAGGTGGAGCAGGGGGTGAAGGACTTCACGCTCCGGACCTACGGCCGCGTCTCGACTCCCGGCGAGCTCGGGTCGATTCCCGTCGCCGTCCGAAACGGCGAGCCGGTGCGCGTCGCCGACGTGGCGACGATCCGCGACACCGAGGCCGAGGTCGAGACGCTCGCGAGCCTGAACGGCACGCCCGCCGTCGTCCTCCAGGTCCGCAAGCAGTCGGGGACGAACACGATCGAGGTCGTCGAACGGCTGAAGGAGCGGATCGACGCCCTCGGAGAGCAGCTCCCGAAGGGGTGGAAGACCGACCTCGTGAGGGACCAGTCCGAGTACGTCGTCGCGGCCGTGGACGCCGTCAAGGAGCACCTCGTCCTCGGGTCGATCTTCGCCGCCCTCGTCGTCTGGGCCTTCCTGCGAAAGCTGCGCCCCACGCTCATCGCGGCGGTCTCGATTCCCGCCTCGCTCATCGCCACGTTCGCCGCCATCGACGCGATGGGCTACTCGCTGAACGTCATCACGCTCCTGGCGCTGACGCTCGCCGTCGGCATCGTCGTCGACGACGCGGTCGTCGTCCTCGAGATCATCTTCCGGCACATGGAGGAGAAGGGGGTCGGCCCCGTCCAGGCCGCCGTCGAGGGGACTCGCGAGATCGGCATGGCGGTCGTGGCGATGAGCCTCTCCCTCATCGCCGTCTTCCTCCCCGTCGCCTTCATGGGAGGGATCGTCGGGCGCTTCATGGCGTCGTTCGGCGTGACGATGGCGTTCGCAATCGGCGTCTCGATCGTCGTGGCCTTCACGCTGACGCCGATGCTCGCCTCCCGCTGGCTGAAGCACGAGGACGTCGAAGGGGAGGAGAGCTCGCGCCAGCGCGGCTTCTACCCGGTGGTCGAAAACGCGTACATGACGATCCTCGAATGGTCGATGGCCCACCGCTGGGCCGTCGTCGTCGTGATGGCCCTCGTCCTGGCCTCGACCGTCCCGCTCGGCATCGTCGCCAACAAGAACTTCCTCCCCGTGGACGACGAAGGGCAGTTCGACGTCATCGTCCGGGCCCCCGAGGGGTCGAGCGTCGAGACGACCCGGGCGATCCTGGAGTCGATCGCGGCGCGGATCCGTCCGATTCCGGGCGTCGCCGCGACCCTCCTGACGATCGGGGACGACGCCCAGATCACCCAGAACCTCGGGTCGGTCTACGTGAAGCTCGCGCCCGTCGGCGACCGGAAGGAAGACCAGTTCCAGATCATGGACCGGGTCCGCAACGAGGTGATGCCGCAGTACGCGCGCCTGAACCTCCGCGCGCAGGTGACACCCGTGAACGCCTTTCGCGGCGGGTCGAACGCCGAGATCCAGTTCTGGATCGGCGGTCCCGACCTCGCGCAGCTCGGCGAGTACTCGAAAGCCCTGCTGGAGACGATGAGGTCCGTCCCCGGCGTCGTCGACGTCGACACGAACCTCATCGACGGCAAGCCCGAGCTCGGGGCCCGGATCGACCGCGCCAAGGCGGCCGACCTCGGCGTGAACGTCCAGGACGTCGCCACGACGCTGAACGTCCTCGTCGGCGGGCAGAAGGTCTCCGACTACTACGAAGGGGGCGAGCAGTACGAGGTGCGCGCCCGCGCCGAGGAACGTGACCGCTCCTCCGCGGCGGCCCTCGCGCAGGCCCGCGTCCCGGCGGCCAGGGGGACCGTCGCCCTGCGCGACGTCGTGACGCTCGAAGAGGGGACGGGCCCGTCCCTCGTCAACCGGATCGCCCGCCAGCGGCAGGTCCTCCTGACGGCGAACGTGAAGCCCGGCTACTCGTCGCAGGCGGTCATCGACGCCCTGACCGCGAAGGCGGCCGACCTGAAGATGCCCGCCGGCTACACGTCGGGGCTGACGGGGCGCTCGCGCGAGCAGGGGAAGGCAGCGTCGGCGTTCCTCACCGCCTTCGTCCTCTCGATCATCTTCATGTACCTCATCCTCGCGGCGCAGTTCGAGAGCTGGGTCCACCCCGTCTCGATCCTCCTCGCGCTGCCGCTCACGGTGCCGTTCGCGCTCCTGTCGATCGTCGTCCTGAACCAGTCGATCAACATCTTCTCGTCGCTCGGCATCCTCGTCCTCTTCGGCATCGTGAAGAAGAACGGCATCCTGCAGATCGACAACATGATTTCGCTCCGGGACCAGGGCGTGGAGCGCGAAGAGGCGATCCGCCGCGCGAACCGCGACCGGCTCCGGCCGATCCTCATGACGACCCTCGCCTTCGTCGCCGGCATGCTCCCGCTCGTCGTCTCCTCAGGCGTCGGCTCGGGGACGAACCGGGCGATCGCGAGCGTCATCATCGGCGGGCAGACGCTCGCGCTCGTCCTCACGCTCGTCGGAACGCCGGTCGCCTACAGCCTCTTCGACGACTGGTCGACGAAGAAACCCCTGAGGACGTTCCTCGGGAGGTTCGTCCCCGCGCTGGGCCCCTCCCGGTCCGCTTCGTGA
- a CDS encoding ATP-dependent 6-phosphofructokinase has product MSNVRTKRGTIAILTGGGDVPGLNPAIRALTVRALREGYRVLGIRRGWAGLIELHGDRDRPDGDCVVELSEEIVNKVGRTGGTFLHTSRTRPSHVPKANVPEHLRDRYTEDMNDLTPEVLANIGKLGIDVLVPIGGDDTLSYGVRLHKEGVKVIAIPKTMDNDVPGTDYCIGFSTCVTRTIEMTHALRTSAGSHERFLVIEVFGRYAGFTALLPTMAGAANRCVIPEHAFDVDRLAELLIADRDSNPSRYSVVLVSEGAKIAGMNEMVFSDQEKDAYGHKKLGGVGDLVAEKLKQLSPKHAGGRRINTISQRLGYLVRCGDPDALDSIVPMAFGNLAMDLILEGTYGRLVNVRNGRYDNVPVDVVTSRKKTVDLDKHYIVDRLRPRYENFNNKPVFIMTSDY; this is encoded by the coding sequence ATGTCGAACGTGCGAACGAAACGCGGGACGATCGCGATCCTCACCGGGGGAGGAGACGTTCCCGGCCTCAACCCCGCCATCCGGGCCCTCACCGTCCGCGCCCTGCGAGAAGGCTACCGGGTCCTCGGCATCCGCCGCGGCTGGGCGGGGCTCATAGAGCTGCACGGAGACCGGGACCGCCCCGACGGCGACTGCGTCGTCGAGCTGTCCGAGGAGATCGTCAACAAGGTGGGACGGACAGGGGGGACCTTCCTCCACACCTCACGGACACGACCTTCCCACGTCCCGAAGGCGAACGTCCCGGAGCATCTTCGTGACAGGTACACCGAAGACATGAACGACCTGACCCCCGAGGTCCTCGCGAACATCGGCAAGCTCGGGATCGACGTCCTCGTCCCGATCGGCGGCGACGACACTCTTTCCTACGGCGTTCGCCTCCACAAGGAGGGGGTCAAGGTCATCGCCATTCCGAAGACGATGGACAACGACGTCCCCGGGACCGACTACTGCATCGGCTTCTCGACCTGCGTCACCCGGACGATCGAGATGACCCACGCGCTCCGGACCTCGGCCGGGAGCCACGAGCGATTCCTCGTCATCGAGGTGTTCGGGCGCTACGCCGGTTTCACGGCCCTCCTGCCGACGATGGCGGGGGCCGCGAACCGTTGCGTCATCCCCGAGCACGCCTTCGACGTCGACCGGCTCGCCGAGCTTCTCATCGCCGACCGCGACTCGAACCCCAGCCGCTACAGCGTGGTCCTCGTCTCGGAGGGGGCAAAGATCGCCGGGATGAACGAGATGGTCTTCTCCGACCAGGAAAAGGACGCCTACGGGCACAAGAAGCTCGGCGGCGTCGGCGACCTCGTCGCCGAGAAGCTCAAGCAGCTCTCGCCCAAGCATGCCGGAGGCCGGCGCATCAACACGATCAGCCAGCGGCTCGGCTACCTCGTCCGCTGCGGCGACCCGGACGCCCTCGACTCGATCGTCCCGATGGCCTTCGGGAACCTCGCGATGGACCTGATCCTGGAGGGGACGTACGGCCGGCTCGTGAACGTGAGGAACGGCCGGTACGACAACGTCCCGGTGGACGTCGTCACGAGCCGAAAGAAGACGGTCGACCTCGACAAGCACTACATCGTCGACCGCCTCCGGCCTCGATACGAGAACTTCAACAACAAGCCCGTATTCATCATGACGAGCGACTACTGA
- the corA gene encoding magnesium/cobalt transporter CorA produces the protein MIRLYGFVEGGLRALHLGTGGEATGPEWDAVGWIDLLDPTPEEKAWVEQTWGIEVPSRSEMRELEASSRCYQEQESLHLLTAFVVTDPGPARTVDVWFNLHHGRLFTVRPERLSPFRLFRLRAQSQPEEVREPIDIPLGVIEAEIDVLSDVLEAAYARLERVSRAVLTEGARDLEDLLEKLAAEEDLQGKTRLVLLDLRRSLTFLMRYVVGTTPRANVIKGALRDIESLTSHSGFVFEKVKFLMDATMGFINLEQNKIIKIFSIAAVVFLPPTLVASIYGMNFRVLPELAWPLGYPFALVLMVLSGIAPYWIFKRKGWL, from the coding sequence GTGATCCGGCTCTACGGCTTCGTCGAAGGCGGGCTCCGGGCGCTCCACCTCGGGACGGGGGGAGAGGCCACGGGCCCCGAGTGGGACGCCGTCGGGTGGATCGACCTGCTCGACCCCACTCCCGAGGAAAAGGCATGGGTCGAGCAGACGTGGGGCATCGAGGTCCCCTCGCGATCCGAGATGCGCGAGCTGGAGGCCAGCTCCCGTTGCTACCAGGAGCAGGAGAGCCTTCACCTCCTGACGGCGTTCGTCGTGACCGACCCGGGCCCGGCGCGGACGGTGGACGTCTGGTTCAACCTCCACCACGGCCGGCTCTTCACCGTCCGCCCGGAGAGGCTCTCCCCGTTCCGGCTCTTCCGGCTCCGGGCCCAGAGCCAGCCGGAGGAGGTGCGCGAGCCGATCGACATCCCGCTCGGGGTCATCGAGGCGGAGATCGACGTCCTCTCCGACGTCCTGGAAGCCGCTTACGCCCGCCTCGAGCGGGTGAGCCGCGCCGTCCTGACGGAAGGGGCCCGCGACCTCGAAGACCTCCTCGAGAAGCTCGCCGCCGAGGAGGACCTCCAGGGGAAGACCCGTCTCGTCCTCCTCGACCTGCGCCGGAGCCTCACGTTCCTCATGCGCTACGTCGTCGGCACGACGCCCCGCGCCAACGTCATCAAGGGGGCGCTGCGCGACATCGAGTCGCTCACGAGCCACTCGGGGTTCGTCTTCGAGAAGGTCAAGTTCCTGATGGACGCGACGATGGGGTTCATCAACCTCGAGCAGAACAAGATCATCAAGATCTTCTCCATCGCCGCCGTCGTCTTCCTCCCGCCGACGCTCGTGGCGAGCATCTACGGGATGAACTTCCGCGTCCTGCCGGAGCTTGCGTGGCCGCTGGGCTACCCCTTCGCCCTCGTCCTGATGGTCCTGTCCGGGATCGCCCCCTACTGGATCTTCAAGCGGAAGGGGTGGCTGTAG
- a CDS encoding exopolyphosphatase: MRLVTRGDLDGLTCSVLITSVEKIESIELVHPQALTDGQFEVHEADVLANLPYHPRCALWFDHHELVDANLRPAEGFQGRHGIAPSTARLVHDYYVEKRGPRIFERYGELLEGTDRLDSANLTRQDVLSPQRVLLLGFTIDSRTGLGTFRDYFLFLGMALRSMPFDAVLKTPQVVERVERMRAEDEKFRAALLACSRVEANVVVTDFRGLSEIPIGNRFLVYTLFPEATISVRLQWGPRREAVMATVGHNIFERSSWSDIGHTMSLFGGGGHRGAGSCPLPPDDGDATLRRLLAELKRQG; the protein is encoded by the coding sequence ATGCGCCTCGTCACCCGCGGAGACCTCGACGGCCTCACCTGCTCGGTGCTCATCACCTCGGTCGAGAAGATCGAGTCGATCGAGCTCGTCCACCCGCAGGCCCTGACCGACGGTCAGTTCGAGGTCCACGAGGCGGACGTCCTCGCGAACCTCCCGTACCATCCGCGCTGCGCGCTCTGGTTCGACCACCACGAGCTCGTCGACGCCAACCTCAGGCCCGCCGAGGGGTTCCAGGGGCGGCACGGGATCGCACCGTCCACCGCCCGGCTCGTCCACGACTACTACGTCGAGAAACGGGGCCCGAGGATCTTCGAGCGGTATGGCGAGCTCCTGGAGGGGACCGACCGGCTCGACTCGGCGAACCTGACCCGCCAGGACGTCCTGAGCCCGCAGCGGGTCCTCCTCCTCGGCTTCACGATCGACTCCCGAACCGGGCTCGGAACCTTCCGCGACTATTTCCTGTTCCTCGGGATGGCCTTGCGGTCGATGCCGTTCGACGCCGTCCTGAAGACGCCGCAGGTCGTCGAGCGCGTGGAGCGGATGCGGGCCGAGGACGAGAAGTTCCGGGCGGCGCTCCTGGCCTGCTCCCGTGTCGAGGCGAACGTCGTCGTCACCGACTTCCGGGGGCTGTCCGAGATTCCCATCGGGAACCGCTTCCTCGTCTACACGCTCTTCCCCGAGGCGACCATCTCGGTTCGGCTGCAGTGGGGGCCGCGGCGCGAAGCGGTCATGGCGACGGTGGGGCACAACATCTTCGAGCGGTCGAGCTGGAGCGACATCGGGCACACGATGTCGCTCTTCGGCGGCGGCGGGCACCGCGGGGCGGGCTCCTGCCCCCTTCCGCCCGACGACGGCGACGCGACGCTGCGGAGGCTCCTCGCCGAGCTGAAGCGCCAGGGTTGA
- a CDS encoding S8 family serine peptidase — MKPGRSLAAMAVLAVAMILGPSANALAQAPRMAESAAKQVAALRGIKESRSASDRKVSSRLYNAVLFQRADPRLAALPTFRFVKPNADGTILVDIDTTIGAAMKPIMSAIDALGGSTTSASARYRAIRARVPLDKITTLATRTDVLKIQLAQPMLTNKINTSEGDVTHRAAAARNFFGVDGTGMKVCVLSDGVDSLAALQASGDLPAVDVLPGQAGTGDEGSAMLEIIHDLAPGATLGFATAFSTPADFAQNIQDLRFVAGCDVIVDDIIYLYESPFQDLEIAEAVNTVTADGALYFSSAGNEGNKNDGTSGTWEGDFAASALALPAPLAGTGAAHDFGDGGQSITVTGGSNYLILHWADPFGTAANDYDVYVMDPGLTTIYDASLDVQDGAGGDDDPIEFVSPIYLDDRVVIIQSPGAADRMFNLIAFRGELDPALSTSGTTRGHSAAAAAFSVAAVDVATAGVGPFVGGVTNPVETFSADGPRRIFFDVNGNLLPGAPAANFSTTGGVVRQKPDIAAADGVACAAPGFNPFFGTSAAAPHAGAIAALIWQAFPAYTPAQMRTALVNNALDIEAAGVDRDSGAGIVMAYETLLALGAPPAANLTAGAAVRAQVAGDGDAYIENGEDWSLTIPLTNAGGASATAISAVLTSSTPGVFILSGASSYADLAATVSGNNTTPFVFGVGSTVPCGATLQFTLTVTYTGGPSPKVLAFTLLNGSPGTPVTFTYAGAAVPIPDGIGALPGAVVSVPLAVAAIPGNVFDVDLRIDGATCDTTTGSTTVGIDHSWVNDLQISLESPTGTIVMAISNTDGSGNNFCQTVLDDESAGASIQSVVTANAPFTGTFTPNAALSAFDGETANGTWNLRAQDFFQFDTGSIRAFSLTITPAICDAPIAAPVITATKAITGGNQADGGDVVYTITLTNTGTGGQPDNAGNEFTDLLPAGLVVGTPTASTGTVSGVGVNPVIWNGAIPAGQSVTITIPCDIDPGTTGQTISAQGTALVDANRDGTNELFVSTDAPGGGPSEPTVFIVLAPPAPIVTATKSVAGMQLIGTTVVYTVTLTNSGTADQLDNPGDEFTDTLPALLTVGTPTASSGIVSAAGANPVTWNGTIPAGGSVVITIPATISMTAAGQIISNQGSASFDANNDGTNETTVLTDAPGGAAGDATSFRALAEIAVPTLSGAGLGIAGLLMAWAAIWSLRRIFPASQG, encoded by the coding sequence ATGAAGCCAGGTCGTTCGCTAGCCGCGATGGCGGTGCTCGCCGTCGCCATGATCCTGGGCCCATCGGCCAACGCGCTGGCCCAGGCCCCACGCATGGCCGAGTCGGCGGCCAAGCAGGTCGCGGCCCTGCGCGGCATCAAGGAGTCCCGCTCCGCCAGCGACAGGAAGGTTTCCTCGCGGCTCTACAACGCGGTCCTCTTCCAGCGTGCCGATCCCCGGCTCGCGGCCCTGCCCACCTTCCGGTTCGTCAAGCCGAACGCGGACGGGACGATCCTCGTCGACATCGATACGACGATCGGCGCGGCCATGAAGCCGATCATGTCGGCGATCGACGCTCTCGGAGGCTCCACCACGAGCGCGAGCGCGCGGTATCGCGCCATCCGCGCCAGGGTCCCGCTCGACAAGATCACGACCCTCGCCACCCGGACCGACGTCCTGAAGATCCAGCTCGCGCAGCCGATGCTCACGAACAAGATCAACACCTCGGAGGGCGACGTCACCCACCGGGCCGCGGCGGCCCGGAACTTCTTCGGGGTCGACGGGACCGGGATGAAGGTCTGCGTCCTCTCCGACGGCGTCGACTCGCTCGCGGCGCTCCAGGCGAGCGGCGACCTTCCCGCCGTCGACGTCCTTCCCGGGCAGGCCGGGACCGGCGACGAGGGGTCGGCGATGCTCGAGATCATCCACGACCTCGCGCCCGGAGCCACGCTCGGCTTCGCCACGGCCTTCAGCACTCCCGCGGACTTCGCGCAGAACATCCAGGACCTGCGATTCGTCGCTGGCTGCGACGTCATCGTCGACGACATCATCTATCTCTACGAGTCCCCCTTCCAGGACCTGGAGATCGCCGAGGCCGTCAATACCGTCACGGCGGACGGCGCCCTCTACTTCTCTTCCGCAGGGAACGAGGGAAACAAGAACGACGGGACGTCGGGCACGTGGGAAGGCGACTTCGCAGCGAGCGCTCTGGCGCTCCCCGCGCCTCTCGCCGGAACGGGTGCGGCCCACGATTTCGGCGACGGCGGGCAGTCGATCACCGTCACCGGCGGATCGAACTACCTCATCCTGCACTGGGCCGACCCGTTCGGGACGGCGGCGAACGACTACGACGTCTACGTCATGGACCCCGGTCTCACCACGATCTACGACGCCTCGCTCGATGTCCAGGACGGAGCCGGGGGAGACGACGACCCGATCGAGTTCGTCAGCCCCATCTACCTTGACGATCGCGTCGTCATCATCCAGTCCCCGGGCGCCGCCGACCGGATGTTCAACCTCATCGCCTTCCGGGGCGAGCTCGACCCGGCTCTGTCGACCTCCGGCACGACACGCGGCCACAGCGCCGCGGCGGCCGCGTTCAGCGTCGCCGCCGTCGACGTCGCGACCGCCGGTGTCGGCCCCTTCGTCGGGGGCGTGACGAACCCCGTCGAGACGTTCAGCGCCGACGGCCCCCGCCGGATCTTCTTCGACGTGAACGGCAACCTCCTCCCCGGCGCCCCCGCCGCCAACTTCTCCACAACCGGCGGCGTCGTCCGCCAGAAGCCCGACATCGCCGCCGCCGACGGCGTCGCCTGCGCGGCCCCCGGCTTCAACCCGTTCTTCGGCACGTCGGCCGCGGCCCCGCACGCCGGCGCGATCGCGGCTCTCATCTGGCAGGCATTCCCGGCCTACACGCCGGCCCAGATGCGCACGGCCCTCGTGAACAACGCCCTCGACATCGAGGCTGCCGGCGTCGATCGCGACTCGGGCGCCGGCATCGTCATGGCGTACGAGACGCTCCTGGCGCTCGGCGCGCCGCCCGCGGCCAACCTGACGGCCGGGGCCGCGGTCCGGGCACAGGTCGCCGGCGACGGCGACGCCTACATCGAGAACGGCGAGGACTGGAGCCTCACGATCCCGCTGACGAACGCCGGTGGCGCCAGCGCCACCGCGATCTCCGCGGTCCTGACGTCGTCGACGCCCGGGGTCTTCATCCTCTCCGGAGCTTCCTCCTACGCCGACCTCGCGGCGACAGTCTCCGGGAACAACACGACGCCGTTCGTCTTCGGCGTCGGCTCGACGGTCCCCTGCGGCGCGACGCTCCAGTTCACTCTCACGGTCACGTACACCGGCGGCCCGAGCCCGAAGGTGCTCGCCTTCACGCTCCTGAACGGGTCGCCCGGAACCCCGGTCACGTTCACTTACGCCGGTGCCGCCGTGCCGATTCCCGACGGGATCGGGGCACTCCCCGGCGCCGTGGTTTCGGTGCCACTCGCCGTGGCCGCCATTCCAGGCAACGTCTTCGACGTCGACCTCCGGATCGACGGGGCCACGTGCGACACGACGACCGGGTCCACGACCGTCGGCATCGATCACAGCTGGGTCAACGATCTGCAGATCTCCCTCGAGTCACCGACGGGCACGATCGTCATGGCCATCAGCAATACCGACGGAAGCGGGAACAACTTCTGCCAGACGGTCCTCGACGACGAAAGTGCCGGCGCGAGCATCCAGTCCGTCGTCACGGCAAACGCCCCCTTCACCGGGACCTTCACGCCCAACGCGGCCCTCTCCGCCTTCGACGGAGAGACGGCCAACGGTACCTGGAACCTCAGGGCCCAGGACTTCTTCCAGTTCGATACCGGCAGCATCCGCGCCTTCTCTCTGACCATCACCCCCGCGATCTGCGACGCGCCGATCGCCGCGCCCGTCATCACGGCGACGAAGGCCATCACCGGAGGCAACCAGGCGGACGGCGGCGACGTCGTCTACACGATCACCCTGACGAACACCGGCACCGGCGGCCAGCCCGACAACGCCGGGAACGAGTTCACCGACCTCCTCCCCGCCGGCCTCGTCGTCGGCACCCCCACTGCGAGCACCGGCACCGTGTCCGGCGTGGGCGTCAACCCTGTGATCTGGAATGGCGCCATTCCGGCCGGCCAGTCGGTGACGATCACGATCCCGTGTGACATCGACCCCGGCACGACGGGGCAGACGATCTCCGCGCAGGGGACGGCCCTCGTCGATGCGAACCGCGACGGCACGAACGAGCTCTTCGTTTCCACCGACGCCCCCGGCGGCGGCCCGAGCGAACCGACCGTCTTCATCGTCCTCGCCCCGCCCGCGCCCATCGTGACCGCCACGAAGTCCGTCGCGGGAATGCAGCTCATCGGTACGACCGTCGTCTACACGGTGACGCTGACGAACTCCGGCACCGCCGACCAGCTCGACAACCCGGGCGACGAGTTCACCGACACGCTCCCGGCACTCCTGACGGTCGGAACCCCCACGGCGAGCTCCGGAATCGTCTCGGCGGCCGGCGCGAACCCGGTGACCTGGAACGGGACGATCCCGGCCGGTGGCTCGGTCGTCATCACGATCCCGGCGACGATCTCCATGACCGCGGCCGGGCAGATCATCAGCAACCAGGGTTCGGCGAGCTTCGACGCCAACAACGACGGCACCAACGAAACGACCGTCCTCACCGACGCGCCGGGCGGCGCGGCGGGTGACGCGACGAGCTTCAGGGCGCTGGCCGAAATTGCGGTCCCGACCCTCTCCGGAGCCGGCCTCGGTATCGCCGGACTCCTGATGGCCTGGGCCGCGATCTGGAGCCTGCGGCGCATCTTCCCGGCGAGCCAGGGGTAG
- the fadA gene encoding acetyl-CoA C-acyltransferase FadA: MRDVVIVDAVRTPMGRSKGGIFRNVRAENLSADLVNALLARNPAVDPAEVDDVIWGCVQQTLEQAYNVARFIQLMTPIPKQVPAQTINRLCGSSMTALHSAAMAIMAGYGDLFVVGGVEHMGHVPMTHGVDFNPSNSKRNAKAAGAMGLTAEYLARLHGITREQQDAFAYRSQMRASEAMRTGAFAGEIVPVNGHDEDGALKLYDFDEVVRPETTLEGLAKLKPAFDPKSGTITAGNSSAISDGAAALLVMSAEKARELGVKPMAKIRSMSAAGCDPSIMGYGPVPATKKAFARIGMKSGDVDLWELNEAFAAQSLPVIKDLGLLDVADEKVNLNGGAIALGHPLGCSGARISATLLHLMKAKNATTGVATMCIGFGQGVATVFERV, encoded by the coding sequence ATGAGAGACGTCGTCATCGTCGATGCCGTCCGCACCCCGATGGGCCGCTCGAAGGGCGGCATCTTCCGGAACGTCCGTGCCGAGAACCTGTCGGCCGACCTCGTCAACGCGCTCCTGGCGCGCAACCCGGCGGTGGACCCCGCCGAGGTGGACGACGTGATCTGGGGATGCGTCCAGCAGACGCTCGAGCAGGCCTACAACGTGGCCCGCTTCATCCAGCTCATGACGCCGATCCCGAAGCAGGTCCCCGCGCAGACGATCAACCGCCTCTGCGGGTCGTCGATGACGGCCCTCCACTCGGCCGCCATGGCGATCATGGCGGGCTATGGCGACCTGTTCGTCGTCGGCGGCGTCGAGCACATGGGGCACGTTCCGATGACCCACGGCGTCGATTTCAACCCGTCCAACTCGAAGCGCAACGCGAAGGCCGCCGGCGCGATGGGCCTCACCGCCGAGTACCTCGCACGCCTTCACGGCATCACCCGCGAGCAGCAGGACGCCTTCGCCTACCGCTCCCAGATGCGGGCCTCCGAAGCGATGCGAACCGGCGCGTTCGCGGGAGAGATCGTGCCCGTGAACGGGCACGACGAGGACGGGGCGCTGAAGCTCTACGACTTCGACGAGGTCGTCCGCCCCGAGACGACGCTCGAGGGGCTCGCCAAGCTCAAGCCTGCCTTCGACCCGAAGAGCGGAACGATCACCGCCGGCAACTCGTCGGCCATCTCCGACGGCGCCGCGGCGCTCCTCGTGATGTCGGCCGAGAAGGCCAGGGAGCTCGGCGTGAAGCCGATGGCGAAGATCCGGTCGATGTCGGCCGCCGGCTGCGACCCGTCGATCATGGGCTACGGGCCGGTGCCCGCCACGAAGAAGGCGTTCGCGCGCATCGGCATGAAGTCGGGCGACGTCGACCTCTGGGAGCTGAACGAGGCCTTCGCGGCGCAGTCGCTCCCGGTCATCAAGGACCTCGGCCTCCTCGACGTCGCGGACGAAAAGGTGAACCTCAACGGCGGGGCGATCGCCCTCGGGCACCCGCTCGGCTGCTCGGGCGCGCGCATCTCTGCGACGCTCCTGCACCTGATGAAGGCGAAGAACGCCACGACCGGAGTCGCCACGATGTGCATCGGCTTCGGCCAGGGTGTGGCGACGGTCTTCGAGAGGGTCTGA